The proteins below are encoded in one region of Pacificitalea manganoxidans:
- the rpsI gene encoding 30S ribosomal protein S9 translates to MAEEIKSLDELNTAVTGTDAAVLDAGEPREPVRDSLGRSYATGKRKDAVARVWIKPGSGKVTVNGKELNAYFARPVLQMILRQPFTVAGVEGEFDVTATVKGGGLSGQAGAVKHGVSKALQLYDPSLRGALKAAGFLTRDSRVVERKKFGRRKARRSFQFSKR, encoded by the coding sequence ATGGCCGAAGAAATCAAATCGCTCGACGAGCTGAACACCGCCGTGACCGGCACCGATGCTGCCGTTCTCGACGCCGGCGAGCCGCGCGAACCCGTTCGCGACTCGCTCGGCCGGTCCTACGCCACCGGCAAACGGAAAGACGCGGTTGCCCGTGTCTGGATCAAGCCGGGCTCCGGCAAGGTCACCGTCAACGGCAAGGAACTGAACGCCTATTTCGCGCGTCCCGTGCTGCAGATGATCCTGCGTCAGCCCTTCACCGTCGCCGGTGTCGAAGGTGAATTCGACGTGACCGCGACCGTCAAAGGCGGCGGTCTGTCCGGTCAGGCCGGTGCTGTGAAGCATGGCGTGTCCAAAGCGCTGCAGCTTTACGATCCCAGCCTGCGCGGCGCGCTGAAGGCCGCCGGCTTCCTGACCCGCGACAGCCGCGTGGTGGAACGTAAGAAGTTCGGCCGCCGCAAGGCTCGCCGGAGCTTCCAGTTCTCCAAGCGTTAA
- the rplM gene encoding 50S ribosomal protein L13 → MKTFTATPADIEKKWILIDAEGVVLGRLASIIAMRLRGKHKATFTPHMDMGDNVIVINADKIQLTGKKRTDKVYYRHTGHPGGIKSRTAQQILEGAHPERVVEKAVQRMLPGNRLSRQLMTNLRIYAGTEHPHEAQSPEVLDVKSLNAKNTRSA, encoded by the coding sequence ATGAAAACCTTCACCGCGACCCCGGCGGATATCGAGAAGAAGTGGATCCTGATCGACGCCGAAGGTGTCGTTCTGGGCCGTCTCGCCTCGATCATCGCCATGCGCCTGCGCGGCAAGCACAAGGCGACGTTCACCCCGCACATGGATATGGGCGACAACGTGATCGTCATCAATGCGGACAAGATCCAGCTGACCGGTAAGAAGCGGACCGACAAGGTCTACTACCGCCACACCGGCCACCCCGGTGGGATCAAATCCCGCACGGCACAGCAGATCCTCGAAGGCGCGCATCCCGAGCGCGTGGTCGAGAAAGCCGTTCAGCGCATGCTGCCCGGCAACCGTCTGAGCCGTCAGCTGATGACCAACCTGCGGATCTACGCCGGCACCGAGCATCCGCATGAGGCCCAGAGCCCCGAAGTTCTGGACGTCAAATCCCTGAACGCCAAAAACACCCGGAGCGCGTGA